The following are from one region of the Thermoflexus sp. genome:
- a CDS encoding MFS transporter: MRTLQRSLSMRNVRLFLIALALHGLSSAIYGLWLNLHLLDLGYPRGLMGALNALPSAIALGIGLPAGWWTDRIGRRPMLILGSLMMAIGTVGVGLGISPVWVGVGVGLIGAGYNLFFIAYAPFLAENASGAERTQLFALASAVLFWAGFVGEGIGSVLPDLFRAFSPLGPTIYAGPILFSALLDFLAALPLLGIREAPRRSQGNPTMGWPKQALWIPALPMAFPNLMLGIGAALSIPFLNVYFHERYRLDDSMLGVLFALTSAFTGLATLLAPRIARWIGRIATVALTQGLSIGFLVGMALTDQAALAALAMVLRGALMNMASPLYTEFCMEQVPAAGRAAVSGILNLTWEAGWMIGAALSGFLQQQYGLASMLLATAVFYGVGTLYQYLAFASRDRVEVAYAQRAVRQQVSC; the protein is encoded by the coding sequence ATGCGGACGTTACAACGATCCCTTTCCATGCGGAATGTCCGGCTCTTCCTCATCGCCCTGGCGCTGCACGGGTTGAGCAGCGCCATTTATGGGCTCTGGTTGAATCTGCACCTGCTGGATCTGGGGTATCCCCGGGGGCTCATGGGCGCGTTGAACGCCCTGCCTTCGGCCATCGCCCTGGGGATCGGCCTGCCAGCCGGATGGTGGACGGATCGCATCGGCCGCCGGCCGATGCTGATTCTGGGGAGCCTAATGATGGCGATCGGGACCGTGGGGGTGGGTCTGGGGATCTCTCCGGTATGGGTCGGCGTAGGGGTCGGCCTCATTGGAGCCGGATACAACCTGTTCTTCATCGCCTACGCACCGTTTCTGGCTGAAAACGCATCCGGAGCGGAGCGCACCCAGTTATTCGCCCTTGCCTCCGCTGTCCTGTTCTGGGCAGGCTTCGTGGGCGAGGGGATCGGCAGCGTGCTACCGGATCTGTTCCGGGCCTTCTCGCCCCTGGGCCCCACGATCTACGCCGGGCCGATCCTGTTCTCCGCCCTTCTGGACTTCCTGGCTGCCCTTCCGCTTCTTGGGATCCGGGAAGCTCCGCGCCGGTCGCAGGGGAATCCAACCATGGGATGGCCCAAACAGGCCCTGTGGATTCCAGCGCTTCCGATGGCTTTCCCTAATCTTATGCTGGGGATCGGCGCGGCGCTGAGCATTCCTTTTTTGAACGTTTACTTCCATGAGCGTTATCGGCTGGATGATTCCATGCTGGGCGTTTTATTCGCGTTGACCTCGGCGTTCACCGGATTGGCTACGCTCCTTGCCCCGCGGATCGCCCGATGGATCGGCCGGATCGCCACTGTCGCGCTGACCCAGGGGCTATCCATCGGGTTCCTGGTCGGCATGGCCCTTACGGATCAGGCTGCCCTGGCCGCGCTGGCCATGGTGTTACGGGGAGCGTTGATGAACATGGCTTCTCCCCTCTACACGGAGTTCTGCATGGAGCAGGTCCCGGCCGCGGGACGGGCCGCGGTGAGCGGGATCCTGAACCTGACCTGGGAAGCGGGATGGATGATCGGGGCGGCGCTCTCGGGTTTCCTGCAGCAACAATACGGGCTGGCTTCGATGCTCCTCGCTACGGCTGTGTTCTACGGGGTGGGAACTCTCTATCAATATCTGGCTTTCGCTTCCCGGGATCGGGTGGAGGTCGCTTATGCTCAGAGGGCTGTCCGACAGCAGGTCTCCTGCTGA
- the moaA gene encoding GTP 3',8-cyclase MoaA: MVFDQFGRHIRYLRISLTDRCNLRCVYCMPEKMVFLPREELLTDEELIRLTRLFAELGFDKIRLTGGEPTVRPNLVELVARMAALPGIREISMTTNGLRLKALAEPLARAGLKRVNVSLDTLDPEKFRRITRWGRLEEVWEGILAAEAAGLTPIKLNAVVVRGYNDQDLVALAALTLTRPWQVRFIEVMPFADVAPFAQQVVVPTAEMIRILEGEFGPLEPVNDGHLDGEARVYRIRGAVGSVGFISPVSEPFCAQCNRVRLTAEGRLRLCLLRDDEVDLREPLRSGASDEELKARIRSAIWRKPWGHGLPDGVIPMARVMSQIGG; the protein is encoded by the coding sequence ATGGTGTTCGATCAATTCGGACGGCATATCCGATACCTGCGGATCTCCCTGACGGATCGCTGCAATCTCCGCTGTGTTTACTGTATGCCAGAGAAGATGGTCTTTCTCCCCCGCGAGGAGCTCCTCACGGATGAGGAACTGATCCGATTGACCCGCCTCTTCGCGGAACTGGGTTTCGACAAGATCCGCCTGACCGGTGGCGAACCGACGGTTCGCCCGAACCTCGTGGAGCTGGTTGCCCGGATGGCGGCCCTCCCCGGGATCCGGGAGATTTCCATGACCACCAATGGCCTGCGCCTGAAGGCCCTCGCGGAGCCCCTGGCTCGGGCGGGCCTGAAGCGGGTGAACGTCAGCCTGGATACCCTGGACCCGGAGAAGTTCCGACGGATCACCCGATGGGGCCGGCTGGAGGAGGTCTGGGAGGGCATCCTCGCCGCGGAGGCGGCCGGGCTCACCCCGATCAAGCTGAACGCCGTGGTGGTGCGGGGCTACAACGATCAGGACCTGGTGGCTCTCGCCGCCCTGACCCTCACCCGTCCCTGGCAGGTCCGTTTCATCGAGGTAATGCCTTTCGCCGACGTCGCCCCCTTCGCCCAGCAGGTGGTGGTCCCCACAGCGGAGATGATCCGGATCCTGGAAGGGGAATTCGGTCCCCTGGAGCCGGTCAACGATGGCCATCTGGACGGCGAGGCGCGGGTGTATCGAATTCGGGGCGCGGTGGGATCGGTAGGCTTCATCAGCCCGGTCAGCGAACCCTTCTGTGCCCAGTGCAATCGGGTTCGTCTCACGGCGGAAGGTCGGCTTCGTCTGTGTCTGCTGCGGGACGACGAGGTGGATCTGCGGGAACCGTTGCGCAGCGGCGCGAGCGATGAGGAGCTGAAAGCGCGGATCCGATCCGCCATCTGGCGCAAGCCGTGGGGCCATGGCCTTCCCGACGGGGTTATCCCCATGGCCCGGGTGATGAGCCAGATCGGGGGATGA
- the secG gene encoding preprotein translocase subunit SecG has translation MITALNIAQILLAIALIAIILLQAGSSQLGGVFGLGDVGVPRKRRGLERTVFNLTIFLAVLFLALAVANVIVTGTPVG, from the coding sequence GTGATCACTGCCCTGAATATCGCTCAGATCCTGCTGGCGATCGCATTGATCGCCATCATCCTGCTTCAGGCCGGATCCTCCCAGCTGGGAGGGGTCTTTGGATTGGGCGATGTGGGAGTGCCCCGCAAGCGCCGGGGGCTGGAGCGCACGGTCTTTAACCTCACGATCTTCCTGGCCGTTCTCTTCCTGGCCCTGGCGGTAGCCAATGTGATCGTGACCGGGACTCCGGTGGGTTAA